In Pochonia chlamydosporia 170 chromosome 3, whole genome shotgun sequence, the following are encoded in one genomic region:
- a CDS encoding sulfatase domain-containing protein (similar to Neosartorya fischeri NRRL 181 XP_001261236.1), giving the protein MIDSTRRAVGSLASRRCVFPNRRLFLAFASRFANRRLVFSIAAVSILSAKWIHIYAHITALPPTEMVRWGLSFFAQDTALLLMLRLLLDAELPLFAAVSCLRFLATSLACVITFFQHALAAINISFFVVAGSELHWRNIGLAGDSSSWSVLLTGLVSCSIAFMAILVIGWVLQDFSFVFAGMALDIVKLPFTFLFSKIPYCSRSPTATVKYDYIPQKEADLEDGSDGEEDISGEGKRKNSAPATLRENKLMWLFYTVIGILLITQVVLSIVRPIESSLIFMSWTPILLPFIDFAHSSPTLASLLPFYGHSIGWGWDNETALAEPIRWKWLPKMETPLPGFEDWYESGKDHYNSAHDPLKISNLEDDLLAPLRGKLGGVDIRHVVLIKLESTRKDVFPIKKDGQIWKKLADTWENGTLPDEVQERLATLTQNANFLTGDYNDGFEHNATTRRGGLNVNNDHTTGTYTLKSLPGTMCGITPLVADFNVEYANHIYQPCLPHIFNAFNALDHSNDSAKNTDEYTKYKWSNTFMMSVTNTYDKQDLLMPKLGYKTEELVHKEYLQSEDAKFGKNTMPEINYYGMAESAVEQYIRDAFKTANEKNERLFLSHLTSTAHHPFKMPDEEKYVPLAPEGKLEDLSHYVNTIGFVDRWLGKILQIIEEEGSTNNTLVVMVGDHGLSVPETGAVTPYYQPNVGNFHVPLVMSHPNLPPIDINTPVNSIAILPTILDLLIETGSLSHSERQAAQDLVRNYEGQSLIRPLQTSSKHTGQADWQFTVMNTGRAQIATRSARDPKWRLVVPVIKDIEWRFTNLEKDPYEKNGVLSFDFVTFLHSVEKKYGADAAKWAEEAAFMTRWWVDENAKRWRYTP; this is encoded by the coding sequence ATGATTGACTCAACTCGCCGCGCTGTCGGCTCCCTGGCCTCCCGACGATGCGTCTTCCCCAATAGACGCCTGTTTTTGGCTTTTGCCTCTCGATTCGCCAATAGACGGCTGGTTTTCTCTATTGCTGCCGTGTCAATACTGAGCGCCAAATGGATTCACATATATGCCCATATTACGGCGCTCCCGCCAACAGAAATGGTTCGATGGGGACTGTCTTTTTTCGCACAAGACACAGCTTTATTGCTGATGCTCCGATTGTTACTGGATGCTGAGCTGCCATTGTTTGCGGCTGTAAGCTGTCTGCGTTTTTTGGCCACCAGCCTAGCGTGTGTCATCACCTTTTTCCAGCATGCCCTGGCGGCGATCAATATTTCCTTCTTTGTTGTCGCTGGATCTGAGCTTCACTGGCGAAACATTGGTCTGGCGGGCGACTCATCGTCCTGGTCTGTGCTTCTGACTGGGCTCGTGTCCTGCTCGATTGCGTTTATGGCTATACTTGTGATTGGTTGGGTTCTCCAGGACTTCAGCTTCGTCTTTGCCGGCATGGCTCTCGACATCGTCAAGTTGCCTTTCACATTCTTGTTCAGCAAGATACCCTATTGCAGCCGAAGCCCGACTGCGACGGTGAAATACGACTATATTCCACAAAAGGAAGCAGATCTTGAAGATGGATCGGACGGCGAAGAGGACATCAGCGGTGAAGGAAAACGCAAGAACTCTGCTCCGGCAACGCTCCGCGAGAATAAACTCATGTGGCTGTTTTACACAGTCATTGGCATTCTCTTGATTACACAAGTAGTTTTGTCGATTGTTCGGCCCATCGAAAGCTCGCTCATCTTCATGTCCTGGACTCCAATTTTGCTCCCATTCATCGATTTTGCCCACTCCTCACCCACTCTCGCTAGTCTTCTCCCGTTCTATGGCCATAGTATTGGCTGGGGCTGGGATAATGAGACTGCCTTGGCCGAACCTATCCGCTGGAAATGGCTTCCAAAGATGGAAACCCCCCTTCCCGGATTTGAGGATTGGTACGAGTCGGGCAAGGACCACTACAACTCCGCTCACGACCCTCTCAAGATATCCAACCTGGAAGATGACTTGCTGGCCCCTCTCCGAGGCAAGCTTGGTGGCGTCGACATCCGGCACGTCGTACTAATTAAGCTTGAGAGTACTCGCAAGGATGTTTTCCCCATCAAAAAGGACGGACAGATTTGGAAAAAGCTTGCTGACACCTGGGAAAACGGCACACTACCTGATGAGGTGCAAGAGCGACTTGCCACTCTGACACAGAACGCCAACTTTTTGACTGGTGACTATAATGACGGATTTGAGCATAATGCTACTACACGACGTGGTGGCCTGAACGTAAACAACGACCACACCACTGGTACCTATACTCTCAAGAGTCTTCCAGGAACCATGTGCGGAATCACGCCTCTGGTTGCCGACTTCAACGTCGAGTATGCCAACCATATTTACCAACCATGTCTGCCGCACatcttcaacgccttcaacGCCCTGGACCATTCAAACGACTCCGCGAAAAATACGGACGAATATACCAAATACAAGTGGAGCAACACCTTCATGATGTCGGTTACGAATACCTATGATAAGCAAGATCTTTTGATGCCCAAGCTGGGTTACAAGACGGAGGAACTTGTCCACAAGGAGTACCTGCAGAGCGAGGACGCCAAGTTCGGAAAGAACACCATGCCAGAAATCAATTATTATGGCATGGCCGAGTCAGCTGTCGAGCAATACATTCGGGATGCCTTCAAGACCGCAAACGAAAAGAACGAGCGACTGTTTCTGTCACACCTAACCAGCACTGCTCACCACCCGTTCAAGATGCCCGACGAAGAAAAGTATGTTCCCCTTGCTCCCGAGGGAAAACTCGAGGATCTTTCCCACTATGTGAACACGATTGGATTCGTCGACCGCTGGCTTGGAAAGATTTTGCAGATTATTGAGGAAGAGGGCTCAACAAACAACACTTTGGTCGTCATGGTAGGCGACCACGGCCTGTCTGTTCCCGAAACAGGAGCTGTCACACCTTACTATCAGCCCAATGTCGGTAACTTCCACGTCCCTCTGGTCATGTCGCACCCGAATCTTCCTCCTATCGACATCAACACTCCTGTGAACTCGATCGCTATCCTACCCACAATTTTGGACTTGCTCATCGAGACTGGTTCGTTGTCCCACTCTGAGCGACAAGCAGCCCAGGATTTGGTTCGCAATTATGAGGGCCAGTCTCTTATTCGACCGCTTCAAACTTCGTCCAAGCACACTGGCCAGGCTGACTGGCAGTTCACCGTTATGAACACTGGCCGTGCGCAGATTGCGACCCGAAGTGCACGAGATCCCAAGTGGCGCCTGGTTGTTCCAGTGATTAAGGATATTGAGTGGCGATTCACGAATCTCGAAAAGGACCCTTATGAGAAGAATGGTGTTCTATCATTTGACTTTGTTACTTTCCTACACAGCGTAGAGAAGAAGTACGGAGCAGATGCGGCTAAGTGGGCTGAAGAAGCCGCATTCATGACGAGGTGGTGGGTTGATGAAAATGCAAAGCGATGGCGTTATACCCCGTGA
- a CDS encoding ribonuclease H-like protein (similar to Metarhizium robertsii ARSEF 23 XP_007816554.1), which produces MEEKTARSSETDLPVVHVESPDKGDGPFEEPPRKSWFGTIVNKLVLSGVEMRSLEPVPVEQRTHTKYYNILTLFGGSFMSLLPRPPKPDRAREDIILKQRKRRAEDVWDHFRKPQEDEDKRGKDGQSLMYCKICNGRWSTAITTNARGHLANKHQIYIEVAEPKGKKPRQLALDISFQNATQKLAERDSFELREKLRNAIDRDAFYEAQIQLITRRRMAFNCVEWAEYQALLMSINPEVESLLVESHSSIPIHIERSFRKHYGTVKSRLQNARSQIHYSIDLWKSPNRKSFLGICAQFVDNEYVLRKALLALLQWRFSHSGETMAAHILDAIKAYEIAENTGYIVGDNASSNDTCVAAIGRELIKLGIEFDGKKRRIRCCGHIINLSLEAFLFASTVEALEAAIEAAKEEADLTIVEALQEQLREKQGKKGKKKRLGDEAGWQSISALSNLHTIAVFIRSSSILSDEWETLAGKTLGIDNVTRWNSWFNLIKTAVEKQAKLMIFCQNHHKELGPAVLSPQDWETLKITLEFLQPFSQATLIQESKWSSLDQALWTMDVLFKHYEQAKAKYAHNSHIVNSINMGCILTFIGIHLGVGQPSEQRGRSGQSTKICHFKTNANRGANDSHELSEFDKLAQELDVTEDDGEDEFEKFVTSSPHKITCSPLQWWCKEEQRLEYPRLHKMAIDILSIPPMSDEAERVFSGVRRTISWDRARLGAWIVEMTELLGNWNKNDLIRVLHVLTGEDDEVISLSETGGNEIDIVGGDNSSHLIGTTPTLVFGLSFRDAAIMIPTMQLILICPTLYILTLAPQLGMRQSVQLRYAFGRYPIALVSVIIIIMTGIFGILASVGGAECLWAVRPGTLPIEGAVGIIFIGAFIIGFIGYGCLHFVCQYIWIPNIIVLIVLVCCAGPHLKHQAPAAVTGARPFLATISICASNMITWGVLVGDYACYMPPKAPRLRLALYCLMGLYVPFSLLMILGAAIGGAIPAIPSWTVAYQQGSFGGVLGEILTSRVGGFGRFCLVILGFSIVTTSARDMYSISLYLASIIPRLHRVPRVLVLIATAGAMTGIGIAASSSFLPSLSTLVSIAGYMTGPIVGCFLVEYLVFRKAYPTSMNPTIWNNPKALPTGIPALISTLVPWALIVPSMDTVWYSGPIAKVVGDLAWELGTASAVVLYLPLRAMEISFRGRL; this is translated from the exons ATGGAAGAGAAAACCGCTCGTTCAAGTGAAACTGACTTGCCGGTAGTGCACGTCGAAAGCCCAGACAAGGGAGATGGCCCCTTTGAGGAGCCCCCTCGCAAGTCATGGTTCGGTACTATCGTGAACAAGCTCGTTTTGTCGGGTGTTGAGATGAGAAGCCTGGAACCTGTTCCGGTCGAACAGCGCACACATACAAAGTATTACAATATTTTGACACTATTCGGAGGATCATTCATGTCGCTTTTACC cCGTCCTCCCAAACCTGACCGTGCTCGAGAAGACATCATCttaaaacaaagaaaaagacgtGCTGAGGACGTCTGGGACCACTTTCGAAAGCCacaagaggacgaagacaagAGAGGAAAGGATGGACAGTCATTAATGTACTGCAAAATTTGCAATGGAAGGTGGTCTACTGCGATTACGACAAATGCACGTGGCCATCTTGcgaacaagcatcaaatatACATTGAGGTTGCAGagccaaagggcaagaaaccaCGCCAATTAGCCCTCGATATCTCGTTTCAAAATGCTACACAGAAGCTAGCGGAAAGGGACAGTTTCGAGTTGAGAGAGAAGCTCCGCAACGCTATTGACAGGGACGCTTTTTATGAAGCACAGATCCAGCTCATTACTCGCCGCCGGATGGCCTTTAATTGTGTTGAATGGGCTGAATATCAAGCACTCCTCATGTCTATTAACCCAGAAGTCGAAAGCCTCCTTGTCGAATCACATTCAAGCATCCCAATCCATATTGAGCGCAGCTTCCGCAAGCATTATGGAACCGTCAAGAGCCGGCTCCAAAATGCTAGGTCTCAAATTCACTATAGTATCGATCTCTGGAAATCACCAAACCGCAAATCATTCCTCGGCATTTGCGCACAATTCGTTGATAATGAGTACGTTCTTCGAAAGGCGCTGTTGGCACTTCTACAGTGGCGCTTTTCACATAGTGGTgagacaatggcagcccaCATTCTTGATGCGATCAAAGCTTATGAGATTGCCGAAAATACTGGATATATTGTTGGGGATAATGCTTCAAGTAATGACACTTGTGTTGCGGCCATTGGAAGAGAGCTTATCAAACTGGGAATTGAATTtgatgggaagaagcgcCGTATTCGTTGTTGTGGtcacatcatcaatctctcTCTTGAAGCCTTTCTTTTTGCAAGCACTGTCGAAGCACTCGAAGCTGCTATcgaggctgcaaaggaagaggcagaccTCACCATTGTAGAGGCATTACAAGAACAACTTCGAGAAAAGCAAGgtaagaaaggcaagaagaaacgaCTGGGTGATGAGGCTGGATGGCAGTCAATCAGTGCACTCAGTAATCTCCATACTATCGCCGTCTTCATTCGCTCCTCATCGATCCTTTCAGATGAATGGGAGACCTTAGCCGGCAAAACGTTAGGCATTGATAATGTCACCCGATGGAATTCATGGTTTAATCTCATTAAAACAGCGGTtgagaagcaagcaaagttgatgatcttCTGTCAAAACCATCATAAAGAACTTGGACCAGCAGTTCTCTCGCCTCAAGATTGGGAGACTCTTAAAATTACTCTGGAGTTCTTACAGCCCTTCTCTCAAGCGACGCTTATTCAAGAGTCAAAATGGTCATCTCTTGATCAGGCACTCTGGACGATGGATGTACTGTTTAAGCATTACGAGCAAGCGAAG GCCAAGTACGCCCATAACTCCCATATAgtcaactccatcaatatGGGCTG TATATTGACCTTCATTGGGATCCATCTTGGTGTGGGCCAGCCCTCAGAGCAGCGAGGGAGGTCTGGGCAAAGTACAAAGATCTGCCACTTCAAGACAAATGCAAACCGGGGGGCGAACGACAGCCATGAGCTCTCagagtttgacaagcttgcgCAAGAGCTTGATGTTACTGAGGAtgacggtgaggatgaaTTTGAGAAGTTCGTTACATCGTCGCCACATAAGATTACCTGCTCCCCTTTACAATGGTGGTGTAAAGAAGAACAGAGATTGGAGTACCCTCGTCTCCACAAAATGGCTATTGACATTCTCTCTATCCCGCCAATgtcagacgaggcagaacgTGTCTTTTCAGGTGTTAGACGTACAATCTCTTGGGATAGGGCAAGGCTAGGCGCTTGGATTGTGGAGATGACAGAGCTTTTAGGGAATTGGAATAAGAATGATCTTATTCGAGTTCTGCATGTACTAactggcgaagatgatgaagttaTTAGCCTTTCAGAGACTGGCGGCAATGAAATTGACATCGTCGGCGGTGACAACTCGTCACA cctgATTGGGACTACACCAACGCTTGTTTTTGGCCTATCGTTCCGCGATGCTGCCATTATGATTCCTACGATGCAGCTGATTCTGATATGTCCCACCCTCTACATCCTCACGCTTGCTCCTCAACTTGGCATGCGACAATCAGTGCAACTACGATACGCCTTTGG GAGATATCCCATCGCTCTCGTCTCCGTCATAATCATCATAATGACAGGCATATTCGGCATCCTCGCTTCAGTCGGAGGAGCCGAATGTCTCTGGGCAGTCCGCCCAGGCACACTCCCCATCGAAGGTGCCGTAGGTATAATCTTCATCGGCGCCTTCATTATCGGCTTCATCGGCTACGGCTGCCTCCACTTCGTCTGCCAATATATCTGGATACCCAATATCATCGTCCTAATTGTTCTTGTCTGTTGCGCGGGACCGCACTTAAAGCATCAAGCTCCCGCAGCCGTCACCGGGGCAAGGCCCTTTCTTGCCACGATCTCAATCTGCGCATCAAACATGATCACTTGGGGAGTTCTTGTGGGGGATTACGCATGCTACATGCCTCCAAAGGCGCCCAGGCTTCGACTTGCACTTTACTGTCTTATGGGCTTGTATGTGCCGTTCTCGCTGCTCATGATCTTGGGAGCTGCCATTGGCGGTGCCATACCGGCTATTCCTTCCTGGACTGTTGCATATCAACAGGGGAGTTTTGGCGGCGTCCTCGGTGAGATTTTGACATCTCGAGTTGGTGGTTTCGGTCGGTTTTGTTTGGTCATTCTAGGGTTCTCAATTGTCACAACATCGGCTCGGGATATGTACAGCATCTCATTGTACCTGGCGTCAATTATTCCACGTCTTCATCGGGTACCGCGAGTGCTGGTCTTGATAGCAACGGCTGGAGCTATGACGGGCATTGGGATCGCTGCCTCCAGCTCGTTTCTCCCGTCGCTCAGCACGCTGGTCAGTATCGCTGGCTACATGACTGGTCCCATTGTCGGTTGTTTCCTCGTTGAGTATCTGGTGTTTCGAAAAGCATATCCCACTAGTATGAACCCGACTATTTGGAACAATCCCAAAGCTCTACCTACTGGAATACCTGCACTCATCTCAACATTGGTCCCGTGGGCGTTGATCGTTCCGTCAATGGATACGGTATGGTATTCAGGTCCTATTGCAAAGGTTGTAGGGGATTTGGCATGGGAGCTCGGAACTGCGAGTGCTGTGGTTCTCTATCTGCCGTTGAGAGCAATGGAAATTTCATTTCGGGGGCGCTTGTAA
- a CDS encoding CorA family metal ion transporter (similar to Cordyceps militaris CM01 XP_006667747.1): MTSEKKSDEEKASPDPPRPRTSSDLRVTYDLGINTQNLSPRGAETRKRSSRSDTDIYREPFSPVLLRRRTSRAGTFKTIDDCDEFDTYGALPGWQPGSEPGYDPELPDGGHASMPTLSAECDITVVDFSLERMVKRQFDNDTFIAFLEKPKESWAKCRWINVNGLSWDVIQAVGTKKGLHKLALEDIMNVRNRTKADWYPNHAFIIMTLQKLVHIVDDDSSSTSSSSNRTYSTIKQWFKSLGRKPPKQSEMDPEHHIRDANGAPILSDGSTLQETHMMRSIQRYHASGNEARTEYMERHSSLAPYNMAVSAEQVSIFLTNDNTVISFFETSAEDVERPIVTRLSTPGTILRESCDASLLVQAIIDAIIDLAIPLTAVYTDILGDIELDVLTSPSIRQCRLLYICISEINKMLRYLNPIDNLVNVLRDHRTYMSQEQATRELENPASGVIVTPLTHTYLGDVLDHCIIITEAMGQLKQSSENLINLIFNTISANQSSSMQQLTMVTIIFLPLTFITGFFGQNFAEEGFPEIHHGIWYFWACAVPTALATMIILMREMIYAWFVKVVQRQRILSSRKKKKRRPRRL; this comes from the exons ATGACCTCAGAGAAGAAATCCGACGAGGAAAAAGCCTCGCCAGACCCTCCACGACCTCGAACATCGTCCGACCTCCGCGTTACATACGACCTTGGCATCAACACGCAGAATCTCTCGCCACGCGGTGCCGAGACGCGCAAACGCTCATCTCGCTCCGACACGGACATCTATCGCGAACCGTTCTCACCTGTGCTTCTTCGTCGCCGCACCTCCCGCGCCGGGACATTCAAAACCATTGACGACTGCGATGAGTTTGACACATATGGCGCGTTGCCGGGCTGGCAGCCTGGTTCTGAGCCCGGATACGATCCCGAACTGCCTGATGGCGGGCACGCATCTATGCCTACACTCAGTGCGGAGTGTGACATAACCGTGGTGGACTTCTCGTTGGAGCGCATGGTGAAGCGGCAATTTGATAATGATACGTTTATTGCGTTTCTGGAGAAGCCAAAGGAGAGCTGGGCAAAGTGTAGGTGGATCAATGTGAATGGCTTGAGCTGGGATGTTATTCAGGCGGTGGGAACGAAGAAGGGGTTGCATAAGCTTGCGCTGGAGGATATAATGAATGTGCGGAATAGAACCAAGGCTGACTG GTACCCGAACCATGCCTTCATCATTATGACTCTTCAGAAGCTAGTACACATTGTGGACGATGACAGCAGTTCGACCTCTTCAAGCAGCAACCGAACTTACTCGACTATCAAGCAGTGGTTCAAAAGCCTTGGCCGTAAGCCGCCAAAACAAAGTGAAATGGACCCAGAGCATCACATCCGCGATGCAAATGGCGCCCCAATCCTATCAGACGGCTCAACTCTCCAAGAAACACACATGATGCGCTCCATCCAGCGGTACCACGCTTCCGGAAACGAAGCCCGCACCGAATACATGGAGCGTCACTCGTCTCTCGCACCGTACAACATGGCCGTCTCAGCCGAACAAGtctccatcttcctcaccaACGACAATACCGTGATATCCTTCTTCGAGACCTCCGCAGAAGACGTTGAGCGCCCAATCGTCACCCGTCTCTCCACACCAGGCACCATCCTCCGCGAATCTTGCGACGCCTCCCTTCTCGTGCAAGCCATcatcgatgccatcatcGATCTCGCCATCCCCCTGACAGCGGTGTACACCGACATCCTCGGCGACATAGAGCTCGATGTGCTCACGTCGCCCAGCATCAGGCAATGCCGCCTCCTGTACATATGTATCAGCGAAATCAACAAAATGCTCCGCTACCTCAACCCCATAGACAACCTCGTCAACGTCCTCCGCGACCACCGCACCTACATGTCGCAGGAACAGGCAACCAGGGAATTGGAAAATCCAGCCAGCGGCGTCATCGTCACACCACTTACCCATACGTACCTGGGCGACGTGTTGGATcactgcatcatcatcacagagGCAATGGGCCAGCTGAAACAGAGCTCGGAGAATCTGATCAATCTCATATTCAACACTATTTCAGCGAACCAGAGCTCATCGATGCAGCAGTTGACCATGGTGACCATCAttttcttgccattgacattcATCACTGGATTTTTTGGACAAAATTTCGCAGAGGAGGGGTTTCCGGAGATTCATCACGGGATATGGTACTT TTGGGCGTGTGCTGTCCCGACCGCCTTGGCAACCATGATTATTCTCATGCGGGAAATGATTTATGCGTGGTTTGTAAAGGTTGTGCAGAGGCAGCGCATCTTGTCGAgccggaagaagaagaagaggcggcCGAGGAGGCTGTAG
- a CDS encoding amidotransferase domain-containing protein, with product MGNVTELLDIAPVDLFHGLSKSFTADMPDVLFSAAMKSQAMDMEFIWVSEKGPPGQNSLTSGLNITPTHSFANCPPLDIALIGAHKVGYEPSETELAFVRQTYDSCTAFITVCGGVEVPLRAGLLSGKRATGPRFILEMLREKAPDVKWVEKRWVRDGKLWTSGALLNGLDLGTAFVEEFWGDRRELLGFLVNGGSWVGREVDYTDGR from the exons ATGGGCAA CGTCACTGAACTCCTCGACATAGCACCAGTAGACCTCTTCCACGGCCTAAGCAAGTCCTTCACCGCAGACATGCCCGACGTCTTATTCTCCGCAGCCATGAAATCCCAAGCAATGGACATGGAATTCATATGGGTTTCTGAAAAAGGACCTCCCGGCCAGAATAGCCTCACTTCCGGCCTCAACATAACACCAACT CACTCCTTTGCAAACTGCCCACCCCTGGATATAGCGCTTATCGGCGCTCACAAGGTCGGCTACGAACCGTCCGAAACAGAACTCGCCTTCGTCCGCCAGACATACGACTCCTGCACGGCATTCATCACCGTCTGCGGCGGCGTGGAAGTACCCCTTCGTGCGGGTCTACTCTCCGGAAAGAGGGCCACGGGACCGCGATTTATACTGGAGATGTTGAGGGAGAAGGCGCCGGATGTGAAGTGGGTTGAGAAGCGGTGGGTGCGAGATGGTAAGCTTTGGACTAGTGGTGCCTTGTTGAATGGGTTGGATTTGGGGACGGCGTTTGTGGAGGAGTTTTGGGGGGATAGAAGGGAGTTGCTTGGGTTTTTGGTCAACGGAGGGAGTTGGGTTGGCAGAGAGGTGGATTATACGGATGGGAGGTAG
- a CDS encoding Dioxygenase (similar to Coccidioides posadasii C735 delta SOWgp XP_003070214.1), which produces MLLTTTVNGVEIAYDQSGFNDGPPLVLLTGWAHDINLYDQLLPFLASKHRVIRFCYRLHGPTRQPFHEFGVAELADDTLALLKTLDIDDFYLISHSHGGWIALEIVDRIGRERVRALLMLDQIMTHPPPEFASSLQAIQSKDTWITARKELFENWLSHSTNKVVHDHHLYSLGSFGFDMWALSCKVIEEAYATWRSPMDRMERIKNPPPIRHIFSHPLDNSEYRRLHEDFSKKHSWFSYTDLKGESHFPSLEIPEQVAREVEDLIKSASAQRD; this is translated from the coding sequence ATGCTGCTTACAACCACGGTCAATGGCGTCGAAATCGCTTATGACCAGTCTGGCTTCAATGACGGCCCTCCGCTTGTTCTACTCACCGGATGGGCACACGACATCAACCTGTACGATCAACTTCTGCCCTTCCTGGCGTCAAAGCATCGTGTAATTCGCTTCTGCTATCGCTTACATGGCCCTACTCGGCAGCCATTTCACGAATTTGGCGTCGCAGAACTAGCAGATGACACTCTGGCTCTGCTTAAGACACTTGATATTGATGACTTCTACCTGATTTCTCACTCACACGGTGGCTGGATAGCGCTAGAGATCGTGGACAGAATTGGGCGTGAAAGAGTGCGAGCTCTGTTAATGCTGGATCAAATCATGACGCACCCGCCGCCAGAATTCGCTTCATCACTCCAGGCAATACAGTCCAAGGATACATGGATTACCGCCCGCAAGGAATTATTTGAAAACTGGCTATCTCACAGCACCAACAAAGTCGTACACGATCATCATCTTTACTCGCTTGGCAGTTTCGGCTTCGATATGTGGGCTCTCTCGTGTAAGGTCATTGAAGAGGCATACGCTACTTGGCGCAGTCCAATGGATCGAATGGAGCGTATCAAGAATCCTCCCCCAATCAGGCATATATTTTCGCATCCTTTGGACAACTCGGAGTATCGGCGCTTACATGAGGACTTTTCGAAGAAGCACAGCTGGTTCTCATACACAGACTTGAAGGGGGAATCACACTTTCCAAGTTTGGAGATTCCAGAGCAGGTCGCTCGGGAAGTTGAAGACTTAATAAAGTCAGCGTCGGCTCAAAGGGATTAG
- a CDS encoding FAD binding domain-containing protein (similar to Coccidioides posadasii C735 delta SOWgp XP_003070217.1) — MPSQDKPIIILGAGLIGLTLAQGLKKHGFNFKVYDRDNSLDERPAGWGITVHWAFAALEACLPPELFAQIPSIQVNPGAIIENPSFKFLDLATGETRISVPSGPHLRLNRKLLRQLLSTDIEVNWGSRCTGFQIHDDGVTVEFADGSRVEGSMLLGVEGKNSLTRRTLLGEGNTQLNELPVAFTGMTLRLPQAKMQPFIDIDPVLWQGTHPGSGYYVFFSMLSTPESNGSVETGDEYYEGQFNMSWLIERNGPLPKPEDQIARVKAAVQADSGFFPMLKEAILGIPDDSKMLNLKLEDWPSKSWPSLGGRVALVGDAAHTMTMYRGEAANHGIYDAAGLIYQLIQWRDIGKPLEQAMKDYQHEVVTRTYEAVFLSRSACLECHDIDTLSASSAIFQVSGFNANVREDRPAFVLESRKVDSGMVNHGLSVTA; from the exons ATGCCGTCCCAAGACAAGCCCATTATCATCCTTGGCGCTGGCCTTATTGGCCTCACACTGGCGCAGGGCCTAAAGAAGCATGGTTTCAATTTCAAAGTCTACGACAGAGACAACAGCCTAGATGAAAGACCAGCAGGATGGGGCATCACTGTGCACTGGGCTTTCGCTGCCTTGGAGGCATGCTTGCCGCCTGAGCTTTTTGCACAGATACCCTCTATTCAGGTGAATCCTGGAGCAATTATAG AAAATCCCAGTTTTAAATTTCTGGACTTGGCTACTGGTGAGACGAGAATTAGTGTGCCTTCCGGTCCTCACTTGCGCCTGAACCGAAAGCTACTTCGCCAATTGCTCAGCACAGATATAGAAGTCAACTGGGGATCGCGATGTACCGGGTTTCAAATTCACGACGATGGTGTTACGGTGGAGTTTGCCGATGGCTCGCGGGTTGAAGGATCCATGCTTCTGGGAGTGGAGGGCAAGAACAGCCTCACCAGACGAACACTGCTTGGCGAGGGCAATACACAGCTTAATGAGCTCCCTGTTGCTTTCACCGGAATGACGTTGCGTCTGCCGCAGGCAAAGATGCAACCGTTCATTGACATCGATCCTGTTCTTTGGCAGGGCACGCACCCGGGATCTGGATACTATGTCTTCTTTTCAATGCTTTCTACCCCTGAATCTAATGGCAGTGTTGAAACTGGTGATGAGTATTACGAGGGTCAGTTTAACATGAGCTGGTTGATTGAACGAAACGGTCCACTGCCGAAACCTGAAGACCAGATAGCGCGGGTGAAAGCTGCGGTGCAGGCCGACAGCGGATTCTTCCCAATGCTCAAGGAGGCTATTCTGGGAATTCCAGATGATTCTAAAATGCTAAATCTGAAGCTTGAGGATTGGCCGTCCAAGTCGTGGCCCTCTCTTGGCGGTCGAGTCGCCTTGGTCGGGGATGCCGCTCATACAATGACTATGT ATCGAGGTGAAGCAGCCAATCATGGCATTTACGATGCAGCCGGGCTGATATACCAACTTATTCAGTGGAGGGACATTGGCAAACCTTTAGAGCAGGCCATGAAAGATTATCAACATGAGGTTGTTACTCGCACGTACGAAGCAGTCTTTTTGAGTCGCTCCGCATGCTTGGAGTGCCATGATATCGATACCCTCAGTGCTAGCAGCGCAATTTTTCAGGTATCTGGGTTCAATGCCAATGTCAGAGAGGACAGACCTGCATTTGTCTTGGAGTCTCGGAAAGTGGATAGCGGTATGGTCAACCACGGGCTTAGTGTGACAGCATAG